TGACTGGTTGTATTGACAGCCAATGAAGGAGGAGTAGTTaaggaaaaaaagatataaTCTTTTTCTGATTTTGGAAAGGGACCGAATTATGTTGTCTAAAGGTGAACATCAAACGGTCCCATTATCTGTGTTGTTGAAGCGTGAATTGGCCAATGAGAAGATTGAAAGTCCTGAGCTTTCTCATGGTCAAGCTAGTCAGAGCAAAAAAGGCGAAGACTTTACGTTTGTCAAGACTGAATGCCAACGGGTTTTGGGTGATGGAGTAGCTACCTATTCTGTTTTTGGAGTAAGCTTTTTGATGAATATGTTTCATTTATATGCTAatgttgtatatgtatatgtgttagATATATGTTATTGTTGGACTATTAGATAGATTTGTTGTTGAGAATGATAGTCTTTGACTTTGTTTTCTAAGATGGATTGTGTAAGATGTAATTGTAGTCAGCTCAAGAAGGAGAACTCTTTGTTTGTTCGGATTATCATTGACAAGGAACTGTTAACTCGTTTGTTCTACTGCAACATCTAGCAAGTAGAGGCGTATATTGTGGTTGGTTCATTGCAAAAGTTTGATGGCCTCATTTGGTTAGGCTATTTAGCGATGGAGATAAGTGGAACTTAAGGTTAAGGTCCTGCCGTAATCATAGTTTCTACTCTATGCAGAATTAGCTTAAGTTttgtctttttccttttcttattttcatttcttcAACTTTAATGCTTTTTCCAAATAAACATTTCTGTGCTGAACTTTAGCTAAAATCTTTGCTGTTGACCTGGAAATTCTGTTTAAGACGTTATATTTCAATAATTGCGCTTCCCGTTTCCTTTCTTAAATAGTGTCCTTCTAATATTGTGATCTCCCATCTTTGCAGTTATTTGATGGGCACAATGGGTCAGCAGCCGCTATATATGCTAAAGAAAATCTCTTGCAGAATGTCTTGAGTGCTATTCCTCCTGATCTTAGCAGAGATGAATGGGTTGCAGCATTGCCTAGAGCTTTGGTTGCAGGATTTGTTAAAACGGATAAAGATTTCCAAGAAAGAGGTATGAGTAGTTTCTTCATTATTCTCTGGAAACATGATGTTGCAATTTGGTGTGTATAACGAGAGCCGGTGAGTGAATTATATTCAAAGTGGAGAAAGTAATTTCTAATGCTCCTGATGAATTTTGTTGTGAATTACCTGTACCCTTAGTTGCTTGGACTCCTCACTTTTGGTGCCACACCTGTGTCGGCACGACGTGGGTGTGGGATCCGTACCAGATTTGTTCAACCAATTTTGGGTACTTTGATCAAAATCGACGGAGATATTCCGCGATACTTACACTGATTTATGTAATCAAAACATGAGCCAaggtgaaattgaagaaaatggagtACCTTGTATATAAAAATTTCTATGTCAGACCACTTCCTTATATCACTTTCTGGGAATCTCCTCTTGATCAATATTTTCTCCTCGGAATACCTTGTAAATTTTCCACATAATGTCCCATAATTTAGACatataactctatttttagatatttgaattatttttagccGAATCCCCGCACCCGTATCCACACCTAGATCTGTACCCataaatcttaaaatttagatcatGAAGGATCCAACCTCTATATCCACACCCGAGTCTGAGCAACTTAGCCTGAACGCATTGAAGGATGCAACGGAAATTCTGTGACAGCCTTACATAAATATGCCATGAAATGTAGATAATCAAGGAAAGTAGTTTTGGAAATGTGCTGGTATTACACCTGCTTGATCAAACATTGCACATAAGACATGTGATATTCCATTTGTTGATGCAAGGCTTGTTAATCTGGGACTTCTGATTTTGTATTTGCTTCCAATGATATTATACATGTTTCCTTCAGCTCTTGCTATATGCTTTTTTTCCTTCGGGCTTGGCTTCGAATAGTAATATCTCTGTTATGGTCGACTTTTCTCAAGGAAGAAACAATCTATTGTTGCTATTGCACTGTGCATCTTTCCTGACATCATATCGTGTTAAACTTGCAGCAAAAACCTCAGGGACAACAGTCACGTTTGTCATTATTGAAGGATGGGTTGTAACAGTTGCATCAGTTGGCGATTCTCGATGCATACTAGAATCTGCTGAAGGTGGAATTTATTATCTATCGGCCGATCATAGGCTTGATTGCAATGAAGAAGAGTAAGATTAATGCCTTTAGCCAATTAATTAGTATGCTTTCACCTCTTGCATTAAGGTattgatgtttgtatttttaattgaataggagggaacGTATAACATCCTGTGGTGGAGAAGTTGGTCGGCTTAATGCTGGTGGGGGTACAGAGGTATGTTGGTGGTCTTGTTACATATGACCTCTGGTTTTAAAACATTactgccccccccccccaaacgcCCAACACACACACAACTACATGCTCATTTACTATGTATTTCATGCCCTATTTTCTGTTTCTCCTTTTCGTTTTCATTTTCTCAGACTTTCTTCTTCGGAAGAAGTTTCAGAAAGCGGGTTAGCATTGTTTTTTTAGTATGTCTTACCAGTGATACAAATTCATTTCAGATTGGTCCTTTGAGATGTTGGCCTGGTGGACTCTGCCTCTCAAGATCCATTGGAGATATGGATGTTGGCGAATATATAGTTCCTGTGCCCTATGTGAAGCAAGTAAAGGTTGGTATACCATGTATTATGCTTTGCTTTTATCTGCTTGATCCCATTGCTCTTCATTTCCTTTGTGTATCTTCAACAATAGACGTGTAGCTTGAGTTCCCTTGGAAAGACTCTACTCCGTCCCACTGTTTGATAATGATTGTCAAATTTGGGATATGGATAGTATAGTTTGACTTGAGGCTCTACACTAAAGCATTTAATATTTCTTGATTGAATGTCAATAAATCTCATGCTTGACAGTGAGGTGGACTCTAGTCAggatttcttttcttctttagtTTCCTCGTATATGGTTTTCCACTTCCTAGTGGTTTTGCAATCTTTGTTTTGCTTTTTGGATGCTTGTTTAGTCTTTAGTTTGTCTGTCCCtgattttttttgtatctttgCATTGAAGTATAAAGCCAGAAAATTACCACCATGAGGTTGACATCAATGATATATCATCCCTTTTCAAGAACTCAATGTGATTGTGTGTGCCACAACTTCTTCccatttttcttattctttacttttttttttctttttcttcttctttgaacCGAGGGTCTATCcaaaacagcctctctacctcccaaggtaggagtaaggtctgcgtacactttacccttcccagaccTCACTTATGTGATTACATtggggtatgttgttgttgtgacTTGTAATGTGATTGTGTGTGCGCATTGGATGGgtggggtgggtgggtggggggagatagagttcatAGTACTCGTGGTTTCTGAATATCTAGAAATTGATGCAGTTCCTGGCTTCCCTCGGCCTAAAAACCTCGAACATTAAGGTTTCTAAGGATAGGTTTGATCGGCCGGGTGTTGGATCGAATGAACACTCAACCGCGTCATCACGGCATCTACCCTTGTGTGATTCCTGGTGAAGCATATACTCGGGGTGTGTGGAGTTGATTCTTTTCATTATCTGACAAAGGGATTTTATTCTTCATTTGTATGTTCATATAATCTAGAATCACAACTTCTAAATGGGCCTGAATGTTTTGGTGTTGTATTTGCACAAGCTCTTTTTTCCCCTTAGTGAATGTCATATCTGCTCTAAACAATTTTAAACGTTATGTCAACAGCTAACACCAGCTGGTGGAAGGCTAGTAATAGCAAGTGACGGCGTCTGGGATGCTCTGTCTGCAGAATCAGCTATTGAATGCAGTCGTGGAATGCCTGCAGATGCTGCAGCTTCTCACATtgttaaagtatgatcattacgTGATATCTTGTTGATTTATTATCATGCCATATACTTGTTCGGATTTGCTTCTATCT
This region of Solanum dulcamara chromosome 9, daSolDulc1.2, whole genome shotgun sequence genomic DNA includes:
- the LOC129903866 gene encoding probable protein phosphatase 2C 12; this translates as MLSKGEHQTVPLSVLLKRELANEKIESPELSHGQASQSKKGEDFTFVKTECQRVLGDGVATYSVFGLFDGHNGSAAAIYAKENLLQNVLSAIPPDLSRDEWVAALPRALVAGFVKTDKDFQERAKTSGTTVTFVIIEGWVVTVASVGDSRCILESAEGGIYYLSADHRLDCNEEERERITSCGGEVGRLNAGGGTEIGPLRCWPGGLCLSRSIGDMDVGEYIVPVPYVKQVKLTPAGGRLVIASDGVWDALSAESAIECSRGMPADAAASHIVKEAVQPKGIRDDTTCIVIDIQLPEKANPPPPPPKRSGKGVFKSMFRKRTSESSSNIQKDFCEPDVVEELFEEGSASLSDRLDAKYPVCNMFKLFICAVCQVEIKPGQGVSIHAGSSNTRSSRPWDGPFLCSSCQEKKEAMEGRRPFGDGRYSSE